The following proteins are encoded in a genomic region of Balaenoptera ricei isolate mBalRic1 chromosome 14, mBalRic1.hap2, whole genome shotgun sequence:
- the C14H5orf52 gene encoding uncharacterized protein C5orf52 homolog — MVPRRGEEWAVLWVSGETQASSPRPGAAPPGFTRLPALRSRGDHSSPSQEVGSALRAATSSLSPSQSPWQRAGPHHGGRRGTILPRPQPSGLCAQGPPTPLPHPPPRSRLPLASPGQRAVYRASRLRRGSLRVCASLQSLGTDLARVPQSLPKVEEENPAVSQQPRPSVTWNLGSPIACAVAPRATTSSGTSPASAFFRRSRLGSRPDIHVRTKPQICFLRPRTAQPPVLFSLMNSSEAAVKKFLPKSHLSRVIIRDNLSAQRIYEMETRASDKTKKKMGHLYDHLKKKFMTDQLRKLGRWRRESMNVRQYLDSIRVYKEPKKKDQPP, encoded by the exons ATGGTCCCTCGTCGCGGGGAGGAATGGGCCGTGCTGTGGGTCTCCGGAGAAACCCAGGCCTCGTCTCCCCGTCCCGGAGCTGCCCCGCCCGGATTCACCCGGTTACCCGCCCTGCGATCACGCGGGGACCACAGCAGTCCTAGTCAAGAAGTAGGGTCTGCTCTGCGCGCTGCAACCAGCAGCTTGTCACCCAGCCAGTCTCCATGGCAACGCGCCGGGCCGCACCACGGCGGCCGCCGAGGGACAATCCTGCCGCGTCCGCAGCCTTCCGGGCTTTGCGCACAAGGCccgcccaccccactcccccatccGCCACCCCGGTCCCGCCTTCCTCTCGCGTCTCCCGGGCAACGCGCGGTGTACCGCGCCTCGCGTCTGCGCAGAGGCTCGCTCCGCGTCTGCGCCAGCCTACAGAGCTTGGGTACCGACCTGGCTCGCGTTCCCCAGTCGCTCCCAAAGGTGGAAGAAGAGAATCCTGCAGTTAGCCAGCAGCCCAGGCCCTCCGTCACATGGAACCTAGGCTCGCCCATTGCCTGTGCGGTGGCCCCCCGGGCGACCACCAGTTCTGGCACCAGCCCGGCCTCGGCCTTCTTCCGGCGCAGTAGGCTCGGCAGCCGCCCCGACATTCACGTACGGACCAAGCCGCAGATCTGCTTCCTGCGGCCGCGGACCGCTCAGCCGCCGGTGCTCTTCAG ctTAATGAATTCCAGTGAAGCAGCAGTGAAAAAATTTTTACCCAAGAGCCACTTATCTCGGGTGATTATTCGTGACAACCTCAGTGCACAACGAATCTATGAGATGGAG ACAAGAGCTTCAGACAAGACCAAGAAAAAGATGGGCCACTTGTATgaccacctgaaaaaaaaattcatgacagACCAGCTCAGAAAGCTGGGGCGCTGGCGACGGGAATCCATGAATGTCCGGCAGTACCTGGATAGCATCCGAGTGTACAAGGAGCCTAAGAAGAAAGACCAGCCACCCTAG